A portion of the Faecalibacterium sp. I3-3-89 genome contains these proteins:
- a CDS encoding recombinase family protein: MIGTYYRLSLADEDVGADKAESNSIQGQRGLVEGYIMARQELATEPRQEYVDDGYSGTSTSRPAFQRLIQDAQDGKVKTIIVKDFSRFARDYIEAGDYMERIFPLLSVRFISVNDGYDSGMQIGNDVRGLEVAIKNILNASYSRDLSAKIAAADHVMQKKGMYLGGYRPFGFLPDPNDCHKLILDPVASRYVRLIFELALQGNRTGTIAKILNEKQIPTPAAYHVAESHVYSEQKAWDLQRSHWTSGTVYHVLKNEKYKGTYVGAKFIMPVPCKHRVLRAPLEQQVRIEDSHAAIVTPEEFEQAQMVIMLQHGKHQAGNYTKHQYPLKGKVYCGYCQKLMKYRVLKKLGPSFNCRFSATAVDSPCKRIPISEELLEHIVRNALTAQIKQAEYVLEILHERERKALICFSALERQEEKLSAEKAEIVKQRVALYEQYADGNMSKEEFIRQRDAYRVQEDEKMEQIQRLRTEKNQAFQPVKRDTDHLQTVMSTVEEAGDVMYLSQNVVETFIDRIEVFNDEHVKIHFTFENVLADYAE, translated from the coding sequence ATGATCGGAACCTATTACCGGCTTTCTCTTGCGGACGAGGATGTGGGTGCTGATAAGGCTGAGAGCAACAGCATTCAGGGCCAGCGCGGACTTGTAGAGGGATACATTATGGCTCGTCAGGAACTGGCAACAGAGCCGCGTCAGGAGTACGTGGACGATGGCTACTCCGGCACATCTACAAGCCGTCCTGCGTTTCAGCGGCTAATTCAAGATGCGCAGGACGGAAAGGTGAAAACGATTATCGTAAAGGACTTTTCCCGGTTCGCCCGTGATTACATTGAGGCAGGCGATTATATGGAGCGCATCTTCCCGCTGCTGAGCGTTCGCTTTATCTCTGTCAACGATGGTTACGACAGTGGAATGCAAATCGGAAACGATGTACGTGGACTGGAAGTAGCCATTAAGAACATCCTCAACGCATCCTACAGCCGGGATCTTTCCGCTAAAATCGCAGCAGCCGACCATGTGATGCAGAAAAAGGGAATGTATCTCGGAGGATACCGCCCGTTTGGATTCCTGCCGGACCCGAACGACTGTCATAAGCTAATTCTCGACCCGGTAGCCAGTCGATATGTGCGGTTGATTTTTGAACTGGCATTGCAGGGCAACAGAACGGGAACCATCGCAAAAATCCTAAATGAAAAGCAGATCCCGACCCCGGCAGCGTATCATGTGGCGGAAAGCCATGTGTACAGTGAGCAGAAAGCATGGGATCTGCAGCGCAGCCATTGGACAAGTGGAACGGTTTACCATGTTCTGAAAAATGAGAAGTATAAGGGAACCTATGTGGGCGCGAAATTCATTATGCCGGTTCCCTGTAAGCATCGGGTTCTGCGCGCTCCCTTGGAACAGCAGGTACGTATTGAGGACAGCCATGCCGCCATTGTGACCCCGGAGGAATTTGAACAGGCACAAATGGTCATTATGCTGCAGCATGGGAAGCACCAGGCCGGGAACTACACAAAACACCAGTATCCCTTGAAAGGCAAGGTCTACTGCGGCTACTGCCAGAAGCTGATGAAATATCGTGTACTCAAGAAGCTTGGTCCCTCGTTTAACTGCAGATTTTCGGCCACAGCGGTGGACAGCCCTTGCAAGCGAATCCCGATCTCCGAGGAACTGCTGGAACATATCGTCCGAAATGCGCTGACAGCGCAGATAAAGCAGGCAGAGTACGTACTGGAAATCCTGCACGAACGGGAACGCAAGGCGTTGATTTGCTTTTCCGCACTGGAACGGCAGGAAGAAAAGCTGAGTGCAGAAAAGGCAGAGATTGTAAAACAGCGCGTTGCACTGTATGAGCAATACGCCGACGGGAATATGAGTAAGGAAGAGTTCATCCGGCAGAGAGATGCCTACAGAGTGCAGGAAGATGAAAAGATGGAGCAGATTCAAAGGCTGCGTACCGAGAAAAATCAAGCTTTCCAGCCTGTGAAGAGGGACACCGATCATTTGCAGACTGTCATGAGTACTGTAGAAGAAGCAGGCGATGTGATGTACTTATCACAGAATGTGGTAGAAACTTTTATTGACCGCATCGAGGTTTTCAACGATGAACATGTGAAAATTCATTTTACATTTGAAAATGTGTTGGCAGACTATGCCGAATGA
- a CDS encoding TnpV protein, whose translation MKEKIYDARTGMEYVLVGDYYLPALKLPRTRPIGRWGMLHKAYLKLRKPAYYQSLLLSGKLDTVLANVEEQAVERYEVLIEQLSQREGVSEKLKEENQMEWVRRMRNLENRAAEIVKAELIYTFERR comes from the coding sequence ATGAAAGAGAAGATCTATGATGCCCGGACAGGAATGGAATATGTTTTGGTGGGTGATTATTATCTGCCAGCCTTGAAACTGCCACGGACCCGTCCGATTGGCCGCTGGGGGATGCTACACAAGGCGTACCTGAAACTGCGAAAACCAGCCTATTACCAGAGCTTGCTGCTGAGCGGAAAACTGGATACTGTTTTAGCAAATGTGGAAGAGCAGGCAGTGGAACGATATGAGGTTTTGATCGAGCAGCTGAGCCAGCGGGAGGGCGTATCGGAAAAACTGAAAGAAGAAAATCAGATGGAGTGGGTACGCCGTATGAGAAATCTGGAAAATCGTGCAGCAGAAATCGTAAAGGCAGAATTGATCTACACGTTTGAAAGGCGGTGA
- a CDS encoding recombinase family protein → MARVSKKVSAAQREAENAQHRIWKTAIYARLSDFDDVLRDAESLEVQISYIKEYINHRDDLMLLDVFADKRCTGTNFDRPEFERLLKALQERKVNCIVVKDFSRLGRNFVETGQYLEQVFPLFGVRFIAINDNYDSLNSQSQDGMLVPIKSMINELYSKDLSQKIQSCFRSKEARGEIYTPVPFGYKKDQKNHLILDEEVSDVVMQIFFWKKSGMKEYEIAKKLSAQGIPTPFTRRCQLGYLKNTLRVKDPAWQTVFVTKVLENPIYTGTMVYNRIAYDETNRKIGQNPRESWRMVPDSHPAIISWELFDEVSALREAEQAVKEERKKWCRQRRKNNPNIFKGRIFCKKCGEKMVCHWQSDGTLYFYCASCHISISEKDLWNGINKELHQRMEEHRDLQKLVRKSSGKSKLQSKEIATKREIEQASGNIVRLESQKRSGYEQYVLGKISKEKFLKLKQDAENEIEAFRQTKAENEKELAVVQEELQQKKQIAGNTEVLLTADNLQQYVKKIEVDHKKNTYTEFVF, encoded by the coding sequence ATGGCAAGAGTAAGCAAGAAAGTAAGTGCGGCGCAGCGTGAAGCAGAGAACGCACAACACCGTATCTGGAAAACCGCAATTTATGCACGGCTGTCCGATTTTGATGATGTGCTTCGGGATGCGGAATCGCTGGAAGTGCAGATTTCTTACATCAAGGAGTATATCAACCACCGGGATGATCTGATGCTGCTGGATGTGTTTGCGGACAAACGCTGCACGGGAACAAATTTTGATCGCCCGGAATTTGAACGGCTGCTGAAAGCACTGCAGGAGCGGAAAGTCAACTGCATTGTGGTAAAGGACTTCTCCCGACTGGGTCGTAATTTCGTGGAAACAGGTCAGTATCTGGAGCAAGTGTTTCCACTGTTTGGCGTAAGATTTATCGCCATCAATGATAATTATGACAGCCTGAACAGCCAGAGCCAGGATGGGATGCTGGTGCCGATCAAGAGCATGATCAATGAGCTGTACTCGAAAGACCTATCCCAGAAAATTCAGTCGTGTTTTCGTTCCAAAGAAGCACGGGGAGAAATCTATACTCCTGTTCCGTTCGGCTATAAAAAGGATCAGAAGAATCATTTGATTCTGGACGAGGAAGTCAGCGATGTGGTGATGCAGATTTTCTTCTGGAAGAAATCCGGCATGAAAGAGTACGAGATTGCAAAGAAGCTGTCTGCGCAGGGAATCCCAACACCTTTTACACGCCGCTGTCAGCTGGGATACCTGAAAAACACCTTGCGGGTAAAGGACCCAGCATGGCAGACCGTGTTCGTGACAAAGGTGCTGGAAAATCCAATCTACACAGGAACAATGGTCTATAACCGCATCGCCTACGATGAAACGAATCGGAAAATCGGGCAGAATCCACGGGAAAGCTGGCGGATGGTGCCGGACAGCCATCCGGCGATTATCAGCTGGGAATTGTTTGATGAAGTTTCCGCATTACGGGAAGCCGAGCAAGCAGTCAAGGAAGAGCGAAAAAAGTGGTGCAGACAGCGCAGAAAGAACAATCCGAACATCTTCAAAGGCAGAATCTTTTGCAAAAAGTGCGGAGAAAAAATGGTTTGTCATTGGCAAAGTGATGGTACGCTGTATTTTTACTGTGCATCTTGCCATATTTCAATTTCAGAGAAAGACCTCTGGAACGGCATTAACAAGGAGTTGCACCAGAGGATGGAAGAACACCGTGATTTGCAGAAGCTGGTACGGAAAAGCTCTGGAAAAAGCAAACTCCAATCAAAAGAAATAGCTACAAAACGTGAAATTGAACAGGCGTCAGGCAATATCGTTCGACTGGAATCACAGAAGCGCAGCGGCTACGAGCAGTATGTCCTTGGAAAAATTTCAAAAGAAAAGTTCCTGAAATTGAAGCAGGATGCAGAGAATGAAATTGAGGCATTCAGACAGACAAAAGCTGAAAACGAGAAAGAACTGGCCGTTGTTCAAGAAGAATTACAGCAGAAAAAGCAAATCGCAGGCAACACAGAGGTTCTTTTAACAGCAGATAATCTGCAGCAGTATGTAAAGAAAATTGAAGTGGATCACAAGAAAAATACTTACACGGAATTTGTGTTTTAA
- a CDS encoding recombinase family protein: MLYPDMNLQKRTQQSTTRYRTALYLRLSREDGDKTESDSIANQRTLLEAYAADHPELCIVDEFVDDGYSGSNFERPAFQNLFRELEQGTINCILVKDLSRFGRNYIEVGRYLERIFPVMRVRLIAVTDNYDSQSAWKTSDSIMVPMRNLLNDAYCRDISVKIKSQLAVKRKRGDFVGSFATYGYQKDPGNHTKLIVDELAAETVQDIFRWKISGMNNQSIADRLNAKKVPSPAARKLQSGAKLSLHFRKSDEPPWSAKAVDRILHNEVYIGKLVQGKTRRLDYRSKKKMNVPMRDWVIVDNTHEAIIPAEQFELVRRILETETRRPNDAETVALFAGFLYCGDCGSRLVRRSASYKGKRYIYYQCSGSKQNKGSCTSHNLRDEKLYNIVRNALQMQIQIVMEEAEFVEGIRQAQQEPYRVRRIERQIRQLTAEKAHTQGIKEKLYGDYAEKILTREDFLNYNELYSKRIEEHDRKITELEAEQRNLQTAPNAYPFLDVYRKYRKLEEITRPMIVELIEKIEVYEGNRVEITFRFHDEIADLLEELHQKQMGQREVSA, translated from the coding sequence TTGTTATACCCTGATATGAATTTGCAGAAGAGAACACAGCAAAGTACAACCCGATACCGTACAGCCTTGTACTTACGCTTATCTCGTGAGGATGGCGATAAGACAGAGAGCGACAGTATTGCAAACCAGCGCACCCTGCTGGAAGCCTATGCCGCAGACCACCCGGAACTGTGTATTGTGGATGAGTTTGTGGACGATGGTTACTCCGGCTCGAACTTTGAACGGCCTGCGTTCCAAAACCTGTTCAGGGAACTGGAACAAGGGACTATCAACTGCATTCTGGTGAAAGATTTGTCCCGCTTTGGACGGAATTACATTGAAGTGGGACGTTATCTGGAACGCATTTTTCCCGTCATGCGGGTCCGGCTGATTGCAGTGACGGACAACTATGACAGTCAATCTGCGTGGAAGACCAGCGATTCCATCATGGTCCCAATGCGGAACCTGCTCAACGATGCGTACTGCCGGGACATTTCCGTCAAAATCAAGAGCCAGCTTGCGGTCAAGCGGAAACGCGGTGATTTTGTGGGAAGTTTTGCAACCTATGGATACCAGAAGGACCCCGGCAATCATACCAAGCTGATCGTGGACGAACTGGCAGCGGAAACAGTGCAAGATATTTTCCGCTGGAAGATCAGTGGCATGAATAATCAGAGCATCGCAGACCGATTGAATGCGAAAAAGGTGCCGTCCCCGGCTGCACGAAAGTTGCAGAGCGGTGCAAAGCTGAGCCTGCATTTCCGCAAGAGCGATGAGCCTCCATGGTCCGCCAAAGCAGTGGACCGCATTCTGCACAACGAGGTCTATATTGGAAAACTGGTGCAGGGAAAGACAAGGAGACTGGACTATCGCTCCAAAAAGAAAATGAACGTGCCGATGAGGGACTGGGTAATCGTGGACAACACCCATGAAGCAATCATTCCGGCAGAGCAGTTTGAACTGGTGCGGCGGATTCTGGAAACAGAAACTCGCAGGCCGAACGATGCCGAAACGGTGGCCCTGTTTGCAGGCTTTCTCTACTGTGGGGACTGCGGCAGTCGGCTGGTACGCAGGTCGGCCAGCTATAAAGGAAAGCGGTACATCTATTATCAGTGCTCCGGCAGCAAACAGAACAAAGGCAGTTGCACGAGCCATAATCTGCGGGATGAAAAGCTCTATAACATTGTGCGGAATGCGCTCCAGATGCAGATCCAGATCGTGATGGAGGAAGCAGAGTTTGTAGAAGGCATCCGGCAGGCCCAGCAGGAACCCTACCGTGTGCGGCGCATCGAACGGCAGATTCGGCAGCTGACTGCAGAAAAGGCTCATACCCAGGGCATTAAGGAAAAACTGTACGGGGATTACGCAGAGAAAATCCTCACACGGGAGGATTTTTTGAACTACAACGAACTGTACAGCAAGCGGATCGAAGAGCATGACCGCAAAATCACAGAACTGGAAGCGGAACAGCGAAATTTACAGACTGCTCCAAACGCTTATCCGTTTCTGGATGTGTATCGTAAGTATCGAAAATTGGAAGAAATCACCCGCCCGATGATTGTCGAATTGATTGAGAAAATCGAAGTCTATGAGGGCAATCGGGTAGAAATTACGTTCCGATTCCACGATGAAATTGCGGACCTGCTGGAAGAACTGCATCAAAAGCAGATGGGGCAGCGTGAAGTGTCTGCTTAA
- a CDS encoding DUF6870 family protein produces MNWLEQIHQMKNRDIRTIEQSELQELQQDAVEHGLPQEERLKNLLDKVRNPYCYLDNGIIVKLNFAPRGSSTLSERIGRCFQSAS; encoded by the coding sequence ATGAATTGGCTGGAGCAGATCCACCAGATGAAGAACCGGGACATCCGCACGATTGAGCAGTCTGAACTGCAGGAACTGCAGCAGGATGCAGTGGAACACGGACTGCCGCAGGAGGAAAGGCTGAAAAATCTGCTGGATAAGGTCCGAAATCCTTATTGCTATCTGGACAACGGAATTATTGTGAAGCTGAATTTCGCACCGAGAGGGAGCAGCACACTGTCTGAGCGAATTGGAAGGTGTTTTCAATCGGCCAGCTGA
- a CDS encoding ATP-binding protein translates to MTETIQTAMDRLMTTAAEPQDYIAEDGLLYCGSCNTPKEAFFPNGRMLFGRDRHPVECQCRQEAREKQEEEERARLHHENVRRLKLQGFTDWAMQHWTFENDHGQNPQMHLAQRYVDYWPEMRGKNVGLLLWGGVGTGKSFMAGCIANALMEQEVAVCMTNFARIMNELNNAFAGRNEVVDRLCGYPLLVIDDFGMERGTEYALEQIYNIIDSRYRSRKPLIVTTNLTLTELKNPQDTAHARIYDRLLELCTPIACTGPSMRKDIGQAKLNLLKTLLA, encoded by the coding sequence ATGACGGAAACGATTCAAACAGCGATGGATAGGCTTATGACGACCGCTGCAGAACCGCAGGATTACATTGCAGAAGATGGGCTGCTGTACTGCGGCAGCTGCAATACCCCCAAGGAAGCGTTCTTCCCAAACGGAAGAATGCTGTTTGGGCGTGACCGCCATCCGGTTGAATGCCAGTGCCGACAAGAAGCCAGGGAAAAGCAGGAGGAAGAAGAGCGGGCAAGGCTGCATCACGAGAACGTGCGGCGGTTGAAGCTGCAGGGCTTTACCGACTGGGCGATGCAGCACTGGACATTTGAAAACGATCATGGGCAGAACCCACAGATGCATCTGGCGCAGCGGTATGTGGACTATTGGCCGGAAATGCGGGGAAAGAATGTGGGCCTGCTGCTCTGGGGCGGCGTTGGTACAGGCAAAAGTTTCATGGCGGGCTGTATTGCCAATGCCCTGATGGAGCAGGAAGTGGCGGTCTGTATGACGAATTTTGCCCGGATCATGAATGAACTGAACAACGCCTTTGCCGGACGAAATGAAGTTGTGGACAGGCTCTGCGGCTATCCGCTGCTTGTCATTGACGATTTCGGCATGGAGCGCGGTACGGAATATGCGCTGGAGCAGATTTACAACATCATCGACAGCCGTTACCGCAGCAGGAAACCGCTGATCGTTACCACGAACCTGACCCTGACGGAGTTGAAGAATCCGCAGGATACCGCTCACGCCCGTATCTATGACCGTCTGCTGGAACTGTGTACCCCGATTGCCTGCACAGGCCCCAGCATGAGAAAGGATATAGGACAGGCAAAATTGAACTTGCTGAAAACACTTCTGGCTTGA
- a CDS encoding replication initiator protein A, giving the protein MSKEYIKAQTPLPAYFPYPKFLLQMSLSHTARLTYVLLLDRMTLSQKNGWVDVQGRAYALYPLAGLAEDLQSSISSVTRALRELEAARLIERRSNGFSKPNQIFLGVPRTAQKCAIEMAQNEQPDCSKVSNTVAQNCTPNQINKNNLRLNQLNRTKEAYGRYRNVFLEDYSELKSEVAELDVLIEDLSAYMRSTGKKYADHAATLRSWSARKKKQQKPGTGIPDYTYNEEESL; this is encoded by the coding sequence TTGAGTAAAGAGTACATCAAAGCACAAACCCCACTGCCTGCGTATTTCCCTTATCCGAAATTTCTGCTGCAGATGAGCCTTTCCCATACGGCACGATTGACGTATGTTTTGCTGCTGGACCGCATGACCCTTTCGCAGAAGAACGGCTGGGTGGATGTGCAGGGCCGGGCATATGCGCTCTATCCGTTGGCAGGGCTGGCGGAAGATCTTCAGAGCAGCATTTCCAGTGTCACCCGTGCCCTGCGGGAACTGGAAGCCGCACGGCTGATCGAACGGCGGTCCAATGGCTTTTCCAAGCCAAACCAGATATTTCTCGGCGTTCCCCGGACTGCGCAGAAATGCGCAATCGAGATGGCCCAAAATGAGCAGCCTGATTGCTCAAAAGTGAGCAATACGGTTGCGCAAAACTGCACACCTAACCAAATAAATAAGAACAACCTAAGATTGAACCAACTGAATAGAACTAAAGAAGCGTATGGGCGATATCGGAATGTTTTTCTGGAAGATTATTCGGAACTGAAAAGCGAGGTAGCAGAGTTGGACGTTCTGATTGAAGACCTTTCAGCCTATATGCGGTCTACAGGCAAAAAGTACGCAGACCATGCGGCGACCCTGCGCAGCTGGTCGGCACGGAAGAAAAAACAACAGAAACCGGGAACAGGCATCCCGGACTATACCTACAATGAGGAGGAAAGTTTATGA
- a CDS encoding relaxase/mobilization nuclease domain-containing protein, whose translation MAILKHIASKNPNYGAALEYLIFKYDELRKTPILDQNGNRIMRDEFYLDGLNCEPYSFDAACQQLNREYQKNKNKNEIKSHHYIISFDPQDSTENCLTGKRAQELGLEYAKANFPGHQALVCTHMDGHNGSGNIHVHIVINSLRKLDVPKQPFMERPIDCKAGYKHHVTNEYLKHLQKSLMDLCQREFLHQVDLLAPSRTGVTEAEYWAQRRLDEKKQEIEKEGFTPNPTKFQTQKQLIRDAVAAAREKAISYEDFQDILQDEYDIFVKAQRGRYSYLPPELNKFISECSLGDSCKRECLEGFFVQNAEKNLRYKEEPILIFTTRTRLRLVVDLQENVKAQENLAYALKVKISNLQKMAETLVWVQENNINDLAELNDLCKTAQANAQAAYERLSQAEDELYKTNEQIHYAGQYLSTKEVQQQFAKAIFKKKFRAEHSKELDAYAESVKYFREENDGKLPSLKSLKKRKEELIKEIVEKKKAYAPLKEESRRLEIASDNVYSIFRKTNEMKSDLAWKREWEANVREKARQEQARQEQRERQPRAKKRSYDMSL comes from the coding sequence ATGGCAATCTTAAAGCATATCGCAAGTAAGAACCCCAACTATGGTGCTGCGCTGGAGTATCTGATTTTCAAGTATGACGAGCTTCGGAAAACTCCGATCCTTGACCAGAACGGAAATCGTATCATGCGAGATGAGTTTTATCTGGACGGTCTGAATTGTGAACCCTATTCCTTTGATGCGGCCTGCCAGCAGTTGAACCGCGAGTACCAGAAAAACAAAAACAAGAATGAAATCAAAAGCCACCATTACATCATCAGCTTTGATCCACAGGACAGCACAGAAAATTGTTTGACGGGTAAACGGGCGCAGGAGCTTGGACTGGAATACGCAAAAGCAAATTTTCCGGGGCATCAGGCATTGGTCTGTACGCACATGGACGGTCATAATGGCAGCGGCAATATTCATGTACATATCGTAATCAACAGTTTGCGAAAGCTGGATGTGCCTAAGCAGCCCTTTATGGAGCGGCCCATTGACTGCAAGGCAGGGTACAAGCACCATGTGACGAACGAATACCTGAAACACCTGCAGAAATCCCTCATGGATTTGTGCCAACGCGAATTTCTGCATCAGGTCGATTTGCTGGCACCATCCAGAACGGGTGTGACCGAAGCGGAGTATTGGGCACAGCGGCGGCTGGATGAGAAAAAACAGGAAATCGAAAAGGAAGGATTTACGCCCAACCCGACGAAATTTCAAACACAGAAACAGCTTATCCGGGATGCCGTTGCCGCTGCTCGTGAGAAAGCAATCTCGTATGAAGATTTTCAAGACATCCTGCAGGATGAATATGACATTTTCGTCAAAGCTCAACGTGGGCGTTACAGCTATCTGCCGCCGGAACTGAACAAGTTTATATCGGAATGTTCTTTAGGGGACAGCTGCAAAAGAGAATGTCTGGAAGGATTCTTTGTTCAGAACGCCGAGAAGAATCTGCGGTACAAGGAAGAACCCATACTGATCTTTACGACCAGAACCAGGCTGCGGCTCGTTGTGGACCTGCAGGAGAATGTCAAGGCACAGGAAAATCTGGCCTATGCACTAAAGGTCAAAATCAGCAATTTGCAGAAGATGGCTGAAACGCTGGTATGGGTACAGGAAAACAACATCAACGACCTGGCAGAACTGAACGATCTGTGTAAGACAGCACAGGCCAATGCGCAGGCTGCGTATGAACGGCTGTCACAGGCAGAGGATGAACTGTACAAAACCAATGAGCAGATTCATTATGCGGGACAGTACCTTTCTACCAAAGAGGTTCAGCAGCAATTTGCGAAGGCGATTTTTAAGAAAAAATTCCGTGCAGAGCATTCCAAGGAATTGGACGCCTATGCAGAATCCGTGAAATATTTCCGAGAAGAAAATGATGGAAAGCTGCCATCGCTGAAATCCTTGAAAAAACGGAAGGAAGAGCTGATCAAAGAAATCGTGGAAAAGAAAAAGGCATATGCTCCCCTGAAAGAAGAATCTCGGCGTCTGGAAATTGCATCGGATAATGTGTACAGCATCTTCCGAAAAACCAATGAGATGAAATCCGACCTTGCATGGAAACGCGAGTGGGAGGCCAATGTCCGCGAAAAGGCAAGGCAGGAGCAGGCTCGACAGGAACAGCGCGAACGGCAACCGCGAGCCAAGAAGCGCAGCTATGATATGAGCCTGTAA
- a CDS encoding plasmid mobilization protein, translating into MPRTKKKVKSIVKTKVISARVTETVHELLYRQAEDAGMTLSQFAAQMLMKGRVNTSYVFYVHPDEIEAITREFAAIGNNLNQIAAFFNSGGIQSRAMLENINHAIACIFEMREQVAEMAGKNYGNLKAYRK; encoded by the coding sequence ATGCCACGGACGAAGAAAAAAGTGAAATCTATCGTAAAGACAAAAGTAATCTCCGCACGAGTTACAGAAACAGTACATGAACTTTTATACCGGCAGGCAGAAGATGCCGGGATGACCCTCTCTCAATTTGCAGCGCAGATGCTGATGAAAGGTCGCGTGAATACCTCGTATGTGTTCTATGTCCACCCGGACGAGATCGAAGCCATCACACGGGAGTTTGCCGCCATCGGGAACAACCTGAACCAGATCGCAGCGTTCTTCAACAGCGGCGGTATCCAGTCGCGCGCTATGCTCGAAAACATCAACCATGCGATTGCCTGTATTTTTGAGATGCGGGAACAAGTCGCAGAAATGGCAGGAAAGAACTATGGCAATCTTAAAGCATATCGCAAGTAA
- a CDS encoding alpha/beta fold hydrolase, with the protein MAKDRIESKYVTVAPGVELHILEKGEGKPLVFIPGLTFSGEIFKNQLEYFSSEYRVIAIDPRGQGYSAKTVDGNDYLTHGRDVAGLIDALGLKDIVLIGWSTGNLDTWSYVQQFGKDKLRGVVTIDMSPLPLSPDPKWWTEGTIEELSQVATQVLTSSQGCREFFSEYATGVMIQHKMKPDELEYLLDISGRTPYWICRQLFCDAVFSNYLEVAKDVGATLPSLMFIAEHWQDIAKPFVEAQLPGYDTYVMGGHLMFYEYPEKWNRVLEDFLNKL; encoded by the coding sequence ATGGCAAAAGATCGTATTGAAAGCAAGTATGTCACTGTGGCCCCTGGTGTGGAGTTACATATCTTGGAAAAAGGCGAAGGTAAGCCGTTGGTCTTCATTCCCGGCCTGACCTTCTCTGGTGAGATTTTCAAGAACCAACTGGAGTATTTCTCCTCTGAGTATCGTGTCATTGCTATCGATCCTCGCGGCCAAGGTTATTCTGCAAAAACCGTGGATGGCAACGACTACCTGACTCACGGTCGCGATGTAGCTGGTCTGATTGATGCATTGGGTCTCAAAGATATTGTCCTGATTGGCTGGAGCACGGGCAACCTTGACACATGGAGCTACGTGCAGCAGTTCGGCAAAGACAAGCTGCGCGGCGTTGTGACTATCGATATGTCTCCGCTCCCGCTCTCCCCTGACCCGAAGTGGTGGACTGAGGGCACGATTGAAGAGCTGTCTCAGGTCGCCACGCAGGTGCTGACCTCTTCTCAGGGATGCCGTGAGTTCTTTAGTGAGTATGCGACTGGCGTCATGATCCAGCATAAGATGAAGCCTGATGAGCTGGAGTATCTGCTGGATATTTCCGGCCGCACGCCGTACTGGATCTGCCGTCAGCTGTTCTGCGACGCTGTGTTCTCCAACTATCTTGAAGTCGCAAAAGATGTCGGTGCAACTCTGCCCAGCCTGATGTTCATTGCAGAACACTGGCAGGACATTGCAAAGCCCTTTGTCGAAGCACAGCTTCCCGGTTACGACACCTACGTCATGGGTGGTCACCTGATGTTCTATGAGTACCCCGAAAAGTGGAACCGTGTTCTGGAAGACTTTTTGAATAAGCTATAA
- the gloA2 gene encoding SMU1112c/YaeR family gloxylase I-like metalloprotein has translation MNLSKIHHIAIIVSDYEAAKDFYVNKLGFSVIRENYRSERKDWKLDLRVNEHTELEIFAEEDPPKRVNRPEACGLRHLAFCVDSVEQTVRELAEVGIECEPIRVDEYTGKKMTFFHDPDGLPLELHE, from the coding sequence ATGAATTTATCAAAAATACATCATATTGCAATCATCGTATCTGACTACGAAGCAGCTAAGGATTTCTATGTGAACAAGCTGGGATTCTCTGTCATCAGAGAGAACTATCGCTCAGAGCGTAAAGACTGGAAGCTGGATCTGCGTGTCAATGAGCACACGGAGTTGGAAATTTTCGCCGAGGAAGATCCTCCGAAGCGTGTGAACCGCCCGGAAGCATGTGGGCTGCGTCACCTTGCATTCTGCGTAGACAGTGTGGAGCAGACGGTGAGGGAGCTGGCGGAGGTAGGAATTGAATGTGAGCCAATCCGTGTGGATGAATACACCGGCAAGAAGATGACATTCTTCCACGACCCGGATGGACTGCCGCTGGAACTGCACGAATAA